The following are encoded in a window of Ignicoccus islandicus DSM 13165 genomic DNA:
- a CDS encoding N-glycosylase/DNA lyase, which produces MDVVKALTILKKYVDLIEETDPQYKAIKKLVDVLGDKALPIIVGNALISYRLSSTGEQYWNELADYFSKNPNSTLEEFLKQSKFNRALREQKLKRLKKAEELLKELSEDPLKFSDLDLLRSRLAEVFKSRGTEKTIVFAAKMAYYFYKAKGIEVKGDVPLPIDLRIATLTCTSGVLYDEPERIMEVLREEAMNKWSEIAKEAGIKTLHLDAILWVPMRGVREKLMKQGVEEAREKFKSNLESLGVKEAEEVSKLLIVKPCPSST; this is translated from the coding sequence ATGGATGTGGTAAAAGCACTCACAATATTAAAGAAGTACGTGGACTTGATTGAAGAGACCGACCCACAGTACAAGGCAATAAAGAAGCTAGTTGACGTCCTTGGGGATAAGGCACTTCCAATAATTGTAGGTAACGCGTTAATTAGTTACAGGTTAAGTAGCACTGGAGAGCAGTATTGGAACGAGTTGGCAGACTACTTCTCGAAGAACCCTAATAGCACTTTAGAAGAGTTCCTCAAACAAAGCAAGTTCAATAGAGCCCTAAGGGAACAGAAACTAAAGAGGCTCAAGAAAGCGGAGGAACTACTGAAGGAGCTCTCCGAGGATCCCTTAAAGTTCTCAGATTTAGATCTCTTAAGATCGAGGTTAGCTGAAGTATTCAAGTCTAGGGGAACGGAAAAGACCATAGTATTCGCAGCCAAGATGGCCTATTACTTTTATAAGGCTAAGGGTATTGAAGTAAAGGGAGACGTTCCATTACCTATAGATCTGAGAATAGCTACCCTCACTTGCACTTCGGGAGTACTATACGATGAACCTGAGAGAATAATGGAAGTTTTGAGAGAAGAAGCAATGAATAAGTGGAGCGAGATAGCCAAGGAAGCCGGTATCAAGACTTTGCACTTGGACGCAATACTTTGGGTTCCCATGAGGGGAGTTAGGGAAAAGCTCATGAAACAAGGCGTTGAAGAAGCGCGGGAGAAGTTCAAGTCCAACCTCGAGAGCTTGGGAGTGAAGGAAGCGGAGGAAGTTAGCAAATTACTAATAGTTAAGCCTTGTCCTTCTTCCACGTAG
- a CDS encoding class I SAM-dependent methyltransferase has translation MEQFKIPFFPELGFDVPYVPTPHHVVREMLKLAKAGRDDVLYDLGSGDGRVLIIAVEEFGVKKAVGIEIRRELVEISREEVKKRGLEGRVTIIHGNVLNVSFVEPTVVTMFLLPDLMEAIRRRLEKELPKNARVVSYEFPMASWKPTVVRRFEDAHSYHTLYLYVKGISF, from the coding sequence TTGGAACAGTTCAAGATACCTTTCTTCCCGGAACTGGGTTTCGATGTCCCCTACGTCCCTACTCCTCATCACGTAGTTAGGGAAATGTTGAAGCTAGCGAAGGCGGGAAGAGACGACGTCCTATATGACCTAGGCTCCGGAGACGGGAGGGTGTTAATAATTGCCGTAGAGGAGTTCGGCGTGAAAAAGGCTGTTGGAATTGAAATAAGGAGGGAGTTAGTTGAAATTTCCAGAGAAGAGGTGAAGAAGAGAGGACTAGAGGGAAGAGTGACTATAATACACGGGAACGTATTGAACGTCAGCTTCGTTGAACCTACTGTAGTTACCATGTTCCTATTGCCGGACTTAATGGAAGCCATAAGGAGAAGGTTGGAGAAAGAATTACCTAAAAACGCTAGGGTCGTGAGCTACGAGTTTCCTATGGCCTCTTGGAAACCTACTGTCGTTAGGAGGTTCGAGGACGCTCATTCTTACCATACGCTCTATTTGTACGTTAAGGGAATTTCATTCTAG
- a CDS encoding NAD(P)-dependent glycerol-1-phosphate dehydrogenase, translating into MRPVHEIDLMKKVVVGRGVRSKLPEVLKELGNYKEVAIVSGPHVASTWGKEIKEILEDGGFDVHIVIVRRPTKDDAEAAYEEVKTTGSDVVVGVGGGKAIDAAKYVAHKLNLDVVSFPTAASHDGIASPFSSLRGMNGPTSVKTVAPIAIVADTEVIVKAPRELNLAGVGDLLGKFSAVKDWRLAHKLKGEYYGSYAASLSLMSAKHVLKYLTALKRMDEMGVRILVEGLISSGVAMCIAGSSRPASGSEHLFSHALDIVANYPARHGEQVAIGSVMMLYLYDSKYWKKVRKAIEVLGLPRNAKELGVSEDKIIEALLIAHKIRPERYTILGEEGLTREAAENLARRTGVIGDEPEE; encoded by the coding sequence TTGAGGCCAGTACACGAGATAGACTTAATGAAGAAAGTCGTGGTGGGTAGGGGGGTAAGAAGCAAGCTTCCGGAGGTGCTCAAGGAACTAGGTAATTACAAGGAAGTAGCCATAGTGAGCGGACCACACGTAGCGTCCACGTGGGGCAAAGAAATAAAGGAAATACTTGAGGACGGGGGATTCGACGTTCACATAGTGATTGTAAGAAGACCTACCAAGGACGACGCTGAAGCTGCATACGAGGAAGTCAAGACTACGGGTTCCGACGTAGTAGTTGGCGTCGGAGGCGGTAAGGCCATAGATGCGGCTAAGTACGTAGCCCATAAGCTTAACCTCGATGTAGTGAGCTTTCCCACTGCCGCTAGTCACGACGGCATCGCTTCGCCGTTCTCGTCCCTAAGAGGGATGAACGGGCCTACGAGCGTTAAGACGGTTGCGCCAATAGCTATAGTAGCCGATACAGAGGTCATTGTAAAAGCACCCAGGGAATTGAATCTAGCTGGTGTTGGGGACCTATTAGGGAAATTCTCTGCAGTAAAAGACTGGAGGCTTGCCCACAAGCTGAAGGGCGAGTACTACGGCTCGTACGCGGCGTCCCTCTCGCTAATGAGCGCGAAACACGTCCTGAAGTACTTGACTGCGCTTAAGCGAATGGACGAAATGGGCGTTAGAATACTGGTTGAGGGCCTAATTTCATCGGGAGTGGCCATGTGTATAGCCGGTTCGTCCAGGCCAGCTAGCGGCAGCGAGCACTTGTTCTCCCACGCACTTGATATAGTTGCGAACTATCCGGCTAGGCACGGCGAACAAGTGGCCATTGGAAGCGTTATGATGCTTTACCTATACGATTCGAAGTATTGGAAGAAAGTGAGGAAAGCCATAGAAGTGTTGGGCTTACCGAGGAACGCTAAGGAACTAGGCGTCTCTGAAGACAAAATAATAGAAGCGTTGCTAATCGCCCATAAGATACGGCCTGAGAGATATACTATTCTCGGCGAAGAAGGTCTAACAAGGGAAGCAGCCGAGAACTTAGCTAGAAGGACTGGAGTAATAGGGGACGAACCGGAAGAATGA
- a CDS encoding RNA-guided pseudouridylation complex pseudouridine synthase subunit Cbf5, translated as MKEAMQWLNEMHEKCYFEGKWLIKKESETDPRYGKYPWERTTEELLELGVVNLDKPPGPTSHEVVAWIKRMFNLDKAGHGGTLDPKVTGVLPVAFKEATKVIHYVMLSGKEYVMVIQFHDAFNEKDVIENLKYLVGEIYQRPPLRSSVKRQLRTKKVYYIHLIEFYPERRMVMVRVGSESGTYMRKIAHDLGLLMGIGAHMRELRRTRSGPFHEGYNLVTMQELSEAKFLWEEKKDDSLLRKYVMPCEYSVCHMQKVMVMDGAVDAIAHGAHVAAPGVAALTDGIRKGDVVAIFSLKGELVAIGEALMSSKEILEAEKGWVVKTKRVVMKRGVYPATWKKDKA; from the coding sequence TTGAAGGAAGCAATGCAATGGCTCAACGAGATGCACGAAAAGTGCTACTTCGAAGGGAAGTGGTTGATCAAGAAGGAATCGGAAACTGACCCTAGATACGGAAAGTACCCTTGGGAAAGGACAACTGAAGAGCTGTTAGAGCTCGGTGTAGTCAACTTGGATAAACCACCGGGACCCACGTCGCACGAAGTTGTAGCATGGATAAAGAGAATGTTTAATTTAGATAAGGCAGGCCATGGCGGTACTCTAGATCCTAAAGTAACCGGCGTTCTACCGGTTGCGTTCAAAGAGGCTACTAAAGTGATCCATTACGTTATGCTATCGGGCAAGGAGTACGTAATGGTAATACAATTCCACGATGCCTTCAATGAGAAAGACGTTATAGAGAACTTGAAGTACTTAGTAGGCGAGATATACCAAAGGCCTCCACTCAGAAGCAGTGTCAAGAGGCAATTGAGAACGAAGAAAGTCTACTACATCCACTTAATCGAATTCTATCCCGAAAGGAGAATGGTTATGGTTAGGGTGGGTTCAGAGAGCGGCACCTATATGAGGAAGATTGCTCACGACTTGGGCTTGCTAATGGGCATTGGAGCCCATATGAGGGAGTTGAGGAGAACTAGAAGCGGTCCCTTCCATGAGGGTTACAACCTCGTAACCATGCAAGAGCTAAGCGAAGCCAAGTTCTTATGGGAGGAGAAAAAGGACGACAGCCTATTGAGGAAGTACGTAATGCCATGTGAATACAGCGTTTGTCACATGCAGAAGGTCATGGTCATGGACGGTGCCGTTGACGCAATAGCCCACGGAGCTCACGTAGCCGCTCCCGGAGTAGCTGCCCTTACGGATGGAATAAGGAAAGGCGACGTTGTAGCCATTTTCAGTCTGAAAGGAGAATTGGTAGCTATAGGAGAGGCGTTAATGAGCTCCAAGGAAATCTTAGAAGCGGAAAAGGGATGGGTCGTTAAGACGAAAAGAGTTGTAATGAAGAGAGGGGTATACCCAGCTACGTGGAAGAAGGACAAGGCTTAA
- a CDS encoding DEAD/DEAH box helicase — MRGATNVFDELPEALREALKRRGIEKPTPIQEKAIPVIRRGFNTLIMAPTGSGKTEAALLPVASQIIEKSLYGELRVLYVTPLRALNRDIGLRAFELLKEVGIEVDVWHGDTPQSKRRKILAKPPEVLVTTPESLNILLVNKKMRERLRNVKFVIVDELHEVIEDKRGVELSVALERLSLLSSFQRLGISATISQIDLAKKFLGSGRYVVEVRDEREKRPEISVFVEENFEEMVNRLRNLVIGTDGTVLIFTNTRDTAEVLGKRLREEFDGVAVHHGSLSKKEREEAEKSAREGKLKALVATSSLELGIDIGQIKYVIQFTSPRRATNLVQRIGRAEHKPNERPKGALVTGLKPYEAFEAVVIARRAQSGNLEKLSVHLNPLDVLAHQIVGILMEEPRSKDEVYDIVRRAFPYWNLSRRDFEETVDLLLESRLIECDPEGKCKARKKGEIYYRTTGPIVESKRYKALVYGTNHFVGTLDEEFVVELNVGDRFVLGGKVWKVVGIEGEVVYVEESSGEGPPPCWEGELIPVEYEIAREVGALKRNFDKMISSYPLTRESVQRLRSYLNEINAPIATDKRIVIEVEGNLIVYNVHGGSKVNLALAYALSELARLRYGSASFNTTPYHVMIFVNSRVTPYEAKDLLLSLKNFDIEELVLSAVKTSKLFSWRLMKVLVRMGLLNRNTVSLDELRKVEKSLRRTYLNEVPGREAIREILTEKIDLEKAKELVSELDSYEIVTKVGLSAQSRWAVEGQAYAKDHVSDTKSVVKEAVKLRLQKKDVEMYCLLCGRKWEGKVADVPLTCPSCGAKVVIPVFRPEEELRAAVTKFTRGERLKRDERKLMEEARKRANLVALYGRNALMALAGRGIGATTASKVLERWVTGREDLIDAIIKAEKVYLKTKRFW; from the coding sequence ATGAGGGGTGCTACGAACGTCTTCGACGAACTGCCGGAAGCGCTAAGGGAAGCGCTCAAGAGGAGGGGGATCGAGAAGCCAACGCCCATTCAAGAGAAGGCGATACCGGTGATACGAAGAGGTTTCAACACACTGATAATGGCACCAACTGGAAGCGGTAAGACGGAAGCCGCTCTCTTACCAGTTGCGTCCCAAATAATTGAAAAGAGTCTGTATGGCGAGCTACGCGTCCTATACGTAACGCCCCTCAGAGCGCTCAATAGAGACATAGGGCTTAGGGCGTTCGAACTCTTGAAGGAGGTCGGAATAGAGGTAGACGTATGGCACGGAGATACGCCTCAAAGTAAGAGGAGGAAGATACTCGCTAAGCCACCGGAGGTCCTGGTAACGACGCCGGAAAGCCTTAACATACTCTTAGTTAATAAGAAAATGAGGGAGAGGCTGCGAAACGTCAAGTTCGTCATCGTTGATGAGCTCCATGAGGTAATTGAAGACAAGAGGGGCGTAGAGCTCTCAGTAGCGCTCGAGAGGCTGTCGCTCTTGTCGAGCTTTCAGAGATTAGGCATAAGCGCAACTATTTCTCAAATAGACTTAGCCAAGAAGTTCCTAGGTAGCGGTAGATACGTTGTTGAGGTAAGGGACGAACGAGAGAAGAGACCCGAAATAAGCGTCTTCGTTGAAGAGAACTTTGAAGAGATGGTAAATAGATTGAGGAACCTAGTAATTGGAACTGATGGTACGGTTCTAATCTTCACCAATACTAGAGATACAGCTGAAGTCCTAGGCAAGAGGCTTAGAGAAGAGTTCGATGGCGTTGCCGTCCATCACGGATCTCTATCAAAGAAAGAGAGGGAAGAGGCGGAAAAGTCGGCTAGAGAAGGCAAGTTGAAGGCGTTAGTGGCGACTTCCTCCTTGGAACTCGGAATAGATATAGGTCAAATCAAGTACGTTATCCAATTTACTTCTCCGAGAAGAGCCACCAATTTGGTGCAGAGGATCGGTAGAGCTGAACACAAACCGAACGAGAGACCCAAAGGGGCGCTCGTAACTGGTTTGAAGCCCTACGAGGCGTTCGAGGCAGTGGTAATAGCAAGGAGGGCCCAATCGGGAAATTTAGAGAAGCTCAGCGTGCACCTAAATCCCTTGGACGTGCTAGCTCATCAGATAGTAGGTATACTTATGGAAGAGCCCAGGAGCAAGGACGAGGTATACGATATAGTAAGGAGAGCCTTTCCATATTGGAACTTAAGTAGGAGGGACTTCGAAGAGACAGTTGACTTGTTGTTGGAAAGCCGATTAATTGAATGCGATCCCGAAGGGAAGTGTAAAGCTAGGAAGAAGGGGGAAATATACTACAGGACTACTGGACCTATAGTGGAGAGCAAGAGATACAAGGCATTGGTTTACGGAACTAATCACTTCGTAGGAACCCTCGATGAAGAGTTCGTAGTGGAATTAAACGTGGGAGATAGGTTCGTTCTAGGAGGGAAGGTCTGGAAAGTAGTTGGGATAGAAGGGGAAGTCGTTTACGTAGAGGAATCTTCCGGTGAGGGACCCCCTCCTTGTTGGGAGGGGGAGCTGATACCAGTTGAATACGAGATCGCAAGGGAAGTCGGCGCGCTAAAGAGGAACTTCGATAAGATGATAAGTTCGTACCCATTAACGCGCGAAAGCGTCCAAAGGTTAAGGAGTTACTTAAACGAAATTAACGCACCCATTGCAACCGATAAGAGAATAGTGATAGAAGTAGAGGGGAACTTGATTGTCTATAACGTGCATGGAGGAAGTAAGGTTAACCTAGCCTTAGCTTACGCGTTAAGCGAGTTAGCGAGGCTTAGGTATGGATCGGCGTCCTTCAATACGACGCCCTACCACGTAATGATATTCGTTAACTCAAGGGTGACGCCTTACGAAGCCAAGGACCTATTGCTTTCTTTAAAGAATTTCGATATAGAGGAACTAGTATTGAGCGCCGTAAAGACGTCGAAGCTGTTCTCATGGAGGCTAATGAAGGTGTTGGTTAGAATGGGGTTATTAAATAGGAATACGGTGAGTCTGGATGAGTTAAGGAAAGTCGAGAAGAGCCTAAGGAGAACCTATCTGAACGAGGTACCTGGTAGAGAAGCCATAAGGGAAATACTTACGGAAAAGATCGATTTAGAAAAAGCGAAGGAGCTAGTAAGCGAATTAGATTCGTATGAAATAGTAACGAAGGTCGGGCTATCTGCTCAGAGCAGATGGGCGGTAGAGGGCCAAGCTTACGCCAAGGACCACGTAAGCGATACGAAGTCCGTCGTCAAGGAGGCTGTAAAATTAAGGCTTCAGAAAAAGGACGTGGAAATGTATTGCTTACTCTGCGGCAGGAAATGGGAAGGCAAAGTAGCCGACGTACCATTAACGTGTCCCAGTTGCGGAGCAAAGGTAGTGATACCGGTCTTCCGCCCAGAGGAGGAGCTGAGAGCGGCAGTAACGAAGTTTACTCGGGGTGAGAGGCTCAAGAGAGACGAGAGGAAACTAATGGAAGAGGCAAGGAAGAGGGCCAATTTGGTGGCGTTGTACGGAAGGAACGCCCTAATGGCCTTAGCGGGAAGGGGCATAGGCGCAACTACAGCGTCAAAGGTCTTGGAAAGATGGGTAACCGGCAGGGAAGACTTAATAGACGCAATAATAAAGGCAGAAAAAGTCTACTTGAAAACTAAGAGGTTCTGGTGA
- a CDS encoding aldo/keto reductase, with amino-acid sequence MKRWILKWREIGGEKVSAIGLGSWDVRNPKAFLEVLLEAFSRGVNLVDTAEMYKTEPIIGEALAAYGDKDSIFVTTKLYPWHLKDEEECFKALERQRERLGKVPDLTLVHWPEDIATEVRVLEKAAEKGLTRMIGVSNVNKEQLEVALSSTKKHPIVAVQNKYSYTFRRTEELIPILEERNIALQAHTPLDKGKFPRNLLEVASEVQLPPATVALLFLLSRSKVVIPIPKTENKKHLEEILLALETELPEEALRKLE; translated from the coding sequence ATGAAACGATGGATCTTGAAGTGGCGCGAGATCGGTGGCGAAAAGGTATCAGCTATAGGTTTAGGCTCATGGGACGTAAGGAACCCAAAGGCTTTCTTGGAAGTTTTGTTAGAGGCCTTCTCGCGTGGAGTTAACTTGGTAGACACTGCTGAAATGTACAAAACGGAACCTATAATAGGGGAAGCGCTCGCTGCCTATGGAGACAAGGACTCGATTTTCGTCACGACGAAGCTCTATCCATGGCATTTGAAGGACGAAGAGGAATGCTTCAAAGCGTTGGAAAGACAAAGGGAGAGGTTGGGGAAGGTTCCGGATCTCACGCTCGTTCACTGGCCTGAAGACATCGCGACCGAGGTTAGAGTGCTGGAAAAGGCGGCTGAGAAGGGTTTGACCAGAATGATAGGCGTGTCCAACGTAAACAAGGAGCAACTAGAGGTTGCCCTAAGTTCAACTAAGAAACACCCTATAGTAGCCGTTCAAAATAAATACTCATACACCTTCAGGAGGACGGAGGAACTCATTCCAATTCTCGAGGAAAGAAACATCGCCCTCCAGGCTCACACTCCATTGGATAAAGGCAAGTTTCCTCGGAACCTCCTAGAAGTCGCTAGCGAAGTGCAGTTACCGCCAGCAACGGTAGCTCTCCTCTTCCTACTCTCTAGATCTAAAGTTGTTATACCGATACCAAAGACAGAGAACAAGAAGCATCTAGAGGAGATATTGCTTGCTTTAGAGACGGAACTACCCGAAGAGGCCTTGAGGAAGCTAGAATGA
- a CDS encoding tRNA (N(6)-L-threonylcarbamoyladenosine(37)-C(2))-methylthiotransferase has translation MKVYYEIYGCAVMRGEAERVLSDLVENGFEVSNEEGDVALVFTCTVRSETEQRMIARIKELSRRYERVIVTGCLASAQPGLIKAFSPKAVVVSNGMMHRITEAILYGRNLLGYERPENWLKGPLGKFVTVIPIADGCLGNCTFCITKVARPVLKSQRPESVIRYALEAVERGSKEIWLTAPDAAAYGRDLGTNLANLLEELLENLPEGVKVRVGMMNPDTFEEIMDELMDIMKDERVFKFFHLPLQSASDKLLKLMGRKYTYDQYKSIVKEVRGKFGDPSIATDILVGFPNETDEDHLMTIEALKELKFERVHIAAYTPRPLTLAARMKQVSEMVKSRRVKEVYDVMIKVGEEVHRKYLDKIVEVFIDEYDEKHGTFVGRMNNYIPVVLENGKLGENAKAKITDYTFYDLRGYAIVS, from the coding sequence ATGAAGGTATACTACGAAATCTACGGTTGCGCCGTAATGAGGGGAGAAGCTGAAAGGGTCCTAAGCGATCTAGTCGAGAATGGCTTTGAAGTGAGCAACGAAGAGGGCGACGTAGCGCTCGTATTCACTTGCACAGTTAGAAGCGAAACGGAACAGAGAATGATAGCTAGAATTAAGGAGCTTTCTAGGAGGTACGAGAGGGTAATTGTAACCGGCTGCTTGGCTTCCGCCCAACCCGGTTTGATAAAGGCGTTCTCACCGAAAGCAGTAGTAGTAAGTAACGGCATGATGCATCGAATAACCGAGGCCATACTCTATGGTAGAAATCTACTCGGTTACGAAAGACCTGAAAATTGGCTTAAGGGACCCCTAGGCAAGTTCGTTACTGTTATCCCTATAGCAGATGGATGCTTGGGCAATTGCACCTTCTGTATAACCAAGGTAGCCAGACCCGTTCTTAAGAGTCAAAGACCGGAAAGCGTGATTAGATACGCTCTCGAAGCAGTTGAGAGAGGTTCAAAGGAAATATGGTTAACCGCGCCGGACGCTGCCGCTTACGGTAGAGATCTCGGTACTAACTTGGCGAACCTCCTAGAAGAGTTGTTGGAGAACCTTCCAGAAGGCGTGAAAGTAAGGGTGGGTATGATGAATCCAGATACGTTTGAAGAGATTATGGATGAGCTAATGGATATCATGAAGGACGAGAGGGTTTTCAAGTTCTTTCACTTACCCTTACAGAGCGCGAGCGACAAATTACTGAAACTCATGGGAAGGAAGTACACTTATGACCAATATAAGTCAATAGTAAAGGAGGTTAGGGGGAAGTTCGGTGATCCCAGCATAGCGACCGATATCCTCGTAGGATTTCCCAATGAAACCGACGAAGATCACTTAATGACCATAGAAGCCTTAAAGGAGCTTAAGTTCGAAAGAGTTCACATTGCCGCATATACTCCTCGACCTTTGACCTTAGCTGCGAGAATGAAACAGGTAAGTGAAATGGTTAAGTCTAGGAGGGTCAAGGAGGTTTACGACGTCATGATTAAAGTAGGCGAAGAGGTGCATAGGAAATACCTCGATAAGATAGTGGAAGTATTCATTGATGAGTACGACGAGAAGCATGGAACGTTCGTAGGAAGAATGAACAATTACATACCAGTCGTTTTGGAGAACGGGAAGCTGGGTGAGAACGCGAAAGCGAAGATTACTGACTATACTTTTTACGACCTAAGAGGGTACGCGATCGTTTCTTAA
- a CDS encoding thioredoxin domain-containing protein, whose product MSLRLGGKKGRMTFLDKSSSKAGLYLLAIVVIGYLIASASIEYEQAVAKTYVLSRGSSIENVAAFDQILKENKYVAIMFKSTTCPVCKKMYPYWLQLEAMSDGKVRYYDVTFSPSTEPIFRRFNINDVPTFMVFKDGKLVGRHIGGFPGPDVATQMKNWVYSRLGLTSSKLEADLMEFQLACASCHGSPKEVSKEAVIEWINEVPPDPTSAKLNEMFRKAFASNTTLFELYGKERVVEGVKSMKTFVPNLDEKASERYAEFLNELSKVALGRETKGSEAELNAPLDAGEASKLEASGLPASAQLSSILSFVVGLATGLAAALSPCVFPLFVTHVTSSLRRSESNVSKSLGCGALAALGVVALGALFLLFSNAVLAVQKILLPVVGGAIVIAGLASLLDVPMEISSAKVGKKSDFAFCALYGFLSVQCNLPLVIGALLLIATTGGVSTLAGFALGIGIPLAVTSYLAPKLKNVAIVLTKRSKEIELISSALMVIAGVYLLLYSFSVI is encoded by the coding sequence TTGAGCCTTAGACTAGGTGGTAAGAAAGGGAGAATGACGTTTCTAGATAAGAGTTCTTCCAAGGCGGGCTTATACTTGTTAGCGATAGTGGTAATAGGTTACTTGATAGCATCTGCTTCTATAGAATACGAGCAAGCTGTTGCCAAGACGTACGTTCTCTCTAGGGGTTCCAGCATCGAAAACGTTGCCGCCTTCGATCAAATCTTGAAGGAGAACAAGTACGTTGCAATAATGTTCAAGAGCACAACGTGTCCAGTCTGCAAGAAAATGTATCCTTACTGGCTCCAATTAGAGGCAATGAGCGATGGAAAGGTAAGATATTACGATGTAACTTTCTCTCCTAGCACGGAGCCCATATTTAGGAGGTTTAACATAAACGACGTACCTACCTTCATGGTATTCAAAGACGGGAAGTTGGTTGGAAGACACATAGGAGGGTTCCCTGGGCCAGACGTAGCTACTCAAATGAAGAACTGGGTGTATTCGCGTCTAGGCCTCACGTCGTCTAAATTGGAAGCGGACTTGATGGAGTTCCAACTGGCTTGCGCCAGCTGCCACGGCAGTCCAAAGGAAGTCTCTAAGGAAGCGGTAATTGAATGGATCAACGAGGTTCCCCCGGATCCAACTTCCGCCAAATTGAACGAGATGTTCAGGAAAGCCTTTGCATCAAATACAACGCTCTTTGAGCTTTACGGTAAGGAGAGAGTAGTTGAAGGCGTTAAGTCAATGAAGACGTTCGTACCGAACCTAGACGAAAAGGCTTCCGAACGCTACGCAGAGTTCCTTAACGAACTAAGCAAGGTGGCCTTGGGGAGGGAGACCAAAGGAAGCGAGGCCGAATTGAACGCTCCTCTAGACGCTGGAGAGGCCAGCAAGTTAGAGGCCTCCGGTCTCCCAGCCAGCGCGCAATTGAGTTCGATACTTTCTTTCGTCGTTGGGTTAGCTACCGGACTAGCGGCCGCTCTCTCGCCTTGCGTCTTCCCGTTGTTCGTCACTCACGTCACCAGCAGCCTAAGGAGGTCTGAAAGCAACGTTAGCAAGTCCTTGGGATGTGGCGCGCTGGCGGCCCTAGGAGTGGTTGCGCTAGGCGCGCTATTCCTATTGTTCTCGAACGCCGTTCTAGCCGTTCAAAAAATCCTTCTCCCGGTAGTGGGAGGCGCTATAGTAATAGCTGGCTTAGCGAGTTTGCTTGACGTACCAATGGAAATTAGCAGCGCCAAGGTAGGCAAGAAGAGCGACTTCGCTTTCTGTGCGCTTTACGGCTTCCTATCAGTGCAATGTAACTTGCCTCTAGTAATAGGAGCTCTGTTACTAATAGCAACTACAGGTGGAGTAAGTACCTTAGCCGGATTCGCGTTAGGAATAGGTATACCGCTAGCGGTAACGTCGTACTTAGCGCCTAAGCTGAAGAACGTAGCAATAGTCTTAACTAAGAGGAGTAAGGAAATAGAGTTGATTAGCTCTGCGCTAATGGTCATAGCTGGAGTGTACTTGCTCCTCTATAGCTTTTCAGTAATATAA